From Silurus meridionalis isolate SWU-2019-XX chromosome 14, ASM1480568v1, whole genome shotgun sequence, a single genomic window includes:
- the trak1b gene encoding LOW QUALITY PROTEIN: trafficking kinesin-binding protein 1 (The sequence of the model RefSeq protein was modified relative to this genomic sequence to represent the inferred CDS: inserted 1 base in 1 codon), protein MTKTYNDIDAVTRLLEEKERDLELAARIGQSLLKKNRTLSEQNEYLEEQVGNITEEVAQLHHELNLKDELLQFYTNTAEESGEDTTSPSGRQSRAQLPFQSGSNVDLLQRKLRDLEEENLSLRSEASNLKSETETYEEKEQQLVNDCVKELRQSSLQISTIAEELTRKTEDAARQQEEITYLLSQVVDLQKKAKTCALENEELSQHLVAAKDAQRQLTAELQELGEKYLECIEMLHEAQEELKNLRNRNVSGTPRRFHPLGPFPMDSLAAEIEGSMRMELSHENPEQNEQNVRHKRVFETVKNVNQSVRQRSPAPSSANIPGSNQTFSSLILSXSDSNTDSMAALDNREQSMLLEAESTDAGSGGPEKHFGSDDLKLALRRLSLRRQNCLSERRYFEEARERRHRDPPLHGIVSGESIMSLGIWPSRPYLPDKLQIVKPLEGSATLQHWQQLAQPNLGGILDARPGVVPKGFRPLELDLEEVYNYSDYEEDEPGEQYFQNLPTTTTMANPILSHAPSASPSPCLSTGYASSEFSLHYPGKCMAHTSSTYTFTTCRILHPSDEITRVTPSLNPAPTTSCAMSSSLRSTPAATPCTPRRLSLSQSQSFTNLRDSTKTFSTSLGLVRLLQERGISAAVYQPRTWDRASGDVYFSTSVLPQSSPLDSQKPTTPQNSPARHTPSPHSVDPDNAADYSFNSPSYENFLASKPARSILKEVAGGTQARDCESQTDVSVYNLNLVDKLKRLGLASPGASGISGPRHILGPLGGLRRTGSPFTPLNEGLRRNRSYPAVVGASMAMKGPGPQADELILAPKLPKQTSLK, encoded by the exons ATGACTAAGACCTACAATGACATCGATGCTGTCACCAGACTTCTGGAGGAG aaaGAACGGGACCTGGAGCTGGCTGCTCGGATCGGCCAGTCCCTGCTGAAGAAGAACCGAACTTTATCCGAGCAGAACGAGTATCTGGAGGAACAAGTGGGGAACATTACAGAGGAG gtGGCTCAGCTTCATCATGAACTAAATCTAAAAGATGAGCTTTTGCAGTTCTACACCAACACAGCCGAGGAGAGCGGGGAGGATACCACGTCTCCATC AGGTCGGCAGAGCAGGGCACAGTTGCCTTTCCAAAGTGGCTCCAATGTGGACCTGCTTCAAAGGAAACTCAGAGACCTGGAAGAGGAGAACCTCTCTCTCCGTTCAGAG GCGAGTAATCTGAagtcagagacagagacatATGAAGAGAAAGAGCAGCAGCTGGTGAACGACTGCGTTAAAGAGCTCA GACAGTCCAGTCTGCAGATCTCCACCATAGCTGAGGAGCTCACCAGGAAGACGGAGGATGCGGCTCGGCAGCAGGAAGAAATCACGTACTTGCTCTCGCAGGTGGTCGACTTGCAGAAAAAAGCCAAAACG TGTGCCCTGGAAAATGAGGAACTTTCTCAGCATCTGGTGGCAGCGAAAGACGCCCAGAGGCAACTCACGGCCGAG CTTCAGGAGCTGGGTGAAAAGTATCTGGAGTGTATTGAGATGCTGCATGAGGCTCAGGAAGAGCTGAAGAACCTGCGCAACAGGAATGTGTCTGGAACTCCGCGACGTTTCCATCCTCTTGGACCGTTCCCTAtg GACTCTCTGGCCGCTGAAATCGAGGGCTCTATGAGGATGGAGTTGAGTCATGAGAACCCTGAACAGAATGAGCAAAA CGTGCGTCATAAGCGTGTGTTCGAGACGGTTAAAAATGTTAACCAGTCAGTCAGGCAACGCTCACCGGCTCCGTCGTCTGCTAATATCCCAGGGTCCAATCAGACTTTCTCGTCCCTAATCCTAT TCTCCGACAGCAACACTGACAGCATGGCTGCCCTCGATAACCGTGAACAGAGCATGCTCCTGGAGGCGGAGTCGACAGATGCCGG TTCTGGCGGTCCTGAAAAGCATTTCGGCTCGGATGACCTGAAGCTGGCACTGCGCCGGCTGTCACTGCGCAGACAGAACTGCCTGAGCGAGCGGCGTTACTTTGAGGAGGCGCGCGAGAGGAGGCACCGCGATCCTCCACTTCATGGCATCGTGTCTGGAGAGAGCATCATGTCGCTGGGAATATGGCCAAGCCGGCCGTATCTGCCAGACAAGCTACAGATTGTCAAACCATTGGAAG GCTCTGCCACGTTGCAGCACTGGCAGCAGTTAGCTCAGCCTAACCTCGGCGGTATTTTAGACGCCCGTCCCGGTGTCGTCCCGAAAGGTTTCCGGCCTCTAGAACTCGACCTAGAGGAGGTCTATAATTACAGCGACTATGAGGAAGATGAGCCCGGAGAGCAATACTTTCAAAACcttcccaccaccaccactatggCCAATCCTATTCTTAGCCATGCCCCCTCAGCCTCTCCGTCCCCCTGCCTCAGCACCGGCTACGCATCTTCCGAGTTCTCAC TGCATTACCCGGGTAAGTGCATGGCCCACACCAGTTCCACCTACACTTTCACCACCTGCAGGATCCTCCACCCATCTGACGAGATTACCAGAGTCACCCCCAG TCTAAACCCAGCCCCGACCACCTCATGTGCCATGTcgtccagccttcgctccaccCCCGCGGCTACCCCCTGCACGCCTCGCCGCTTAAGTCTCTCCCAGTCCCAGTCCTTCACCAACTTACGTGACTCCACCAAGACCTTCAGCACATCACTGGGGCTAGTGCGCCTACTACAGGAACGTGGGATTTCCGCAGCGGTCTATCAGCCACGTACCTGGGACAGGGCGAGCGGTGATGTCTATTTTTCCACCTCTGTCCTTCCTCAGTCATCTCCTCTGGACTCTCAGAAACCCACCACTCCACAAAACTCCCCTGCTCGACATACTCCAAGCCCCCATTCCGTCGATCCGGACAATGCTGCTGACTACTCGTTCAATAGCCCTTCCTATGAAAACTTCCTAGCCTCTAAACCAGCACGATCCATTCTGAAAGAGGTGGCAGGAGGGACCCAGGCGAGGGATTGTGAGAGCCAGACAGATGTCAGCGTGTACAACCTGAACCTGGTTGATAAGTTGAAGAGGCTGGGTTTGGCAAGTCCAGGAGCCAGTGGGATCTCCGGGCCACGCCACATACTGGGCCCTCTGGGTGGCTTGAGGAGGACGGGCTCTCCTTTTACGCCCCTAAACGAGGGATTGAGGCGCAATCGGAGCTACCCAGCCGTGGTTGGAGCGAGCATGGCGATGAAGGGCCCTGGGCCTCAAGCAGACGAGCTGATCCTTGCACCAAAACTTCCCAAGCAGACTAGTCTCAAGTAG